Proteins found in one Arachis stenosperma cultivar V10309 chromosome 8, arast.V10309.gnm1.PFL2, whole genome shotgun sequence genomic segment:
- the LOC130945410 gene encoding uncharacterized protein LOC130945410, whose protein sequence is MIDAIANIGAGYKGTNYGRVCGYLLSKLVEEVKKMIEDYRKIWKQIGCTIMVDGRIDRCRHTLINLLVYCPKGTAFLKSVDASHVLKIPDALFKLLKDVVLFVGPENVVHVVTDNAANYVAIGRLLESEFPRLYWSPYAVHFVNLMFQVIEKLEEVSKTMSQASKITKYIYNHCHPLYLMRKFTGGRETLRPSPTRFATNFIALQSILAQKDALRAMVTSREWTNSTYTREVKAKKFMKQVLDSKFWNQCIDIVKLTHQLVRILRIVDSENRAAIDFLYLAIYKVREEMVKRFQKRKTVVDPYLNILATRWDSEL, encoded by the coding sequence ATGATTGATGCTATTGCAAACATAGGTGCAGGATATAAAGGGACAAATTATGGAAGAGTTTGTGGATATTTGTTGAGTAAATTGGTTGAAGAGGTAAAGAAAATGATTGAAGATTATCGTAAAATTTGGAAACAAATTGGATGTACTATCATGGTCGATGGACGGATTGATCGTTGTAGGCatactttaattaatttattggttTATTGTCCTAAAGGAACCGCTTTTCTAAAGTCAGTTGATGCTTCTCATGTCTTGAAAATTCCTGATGCTTTGTTTAAGTTGCTTAAGGATGTTGTATTATTTGTTGGTCCTGAGAATGTTGTACATGTAGTGACGGATAATGCTGCAAATTACGTTGCTATTGGAAGGTTGTTGGAATCAGAGTTTCCTAGATTGTATTGGTCTCCTTATGCAGTACACTTTGTTAATTTGATGTTTCAGGTTATTGAAAAGTTAGAGGAAGTGAGTAAAACTATGTCACAAGCTTCGAAGATTACGAAGTATATCTATAATCATTGCCATCCTTTGTACTTGATGAGAAAGTTCACAGGCGGACGAGAAACACTTCGTCCATCTCCAACTCGATTTGCCACTAATTTCATTGCTTTGCAAAGTATTTTAGCTCAAAAAGATGCATTGAGAGCTATGGTGACATCTAGAGAATGGACAAACTCAACTTACACTAGAGAAGTCAAAGCTAAAAAGTTTATGAAACAAGTCTTAGATTCTAAATTTTGGAATCAATGTATTGATATTGTTAAGCTTACTCATCAACTTGTTCGTATATTGCGTATTGTGGATAGTGAAAATAGAGCTGCAATAGATTTTCTTTATCTAGCTATTTATAAGGTTAGGGAAGAGATGGTGAAGAGGTTTCAAAAAAGAAAGACGGTTGTTGATccttatttaaatattttagcTACACGCTGGGATTCAGAACTTTGA